The Scyliorhinus canicula chromosome 20, sScyCan1.1, whole genome shotgun sequence genome has a window encoding:
- the LOC119955227 gene encoding repetitive proline-rich cell wall protein 1 encodes MPVLFMPVLFMPVLYMPVLYMPVLYMPVHYTPVHYTPVRYTPVRYTPVRYTPVRYTPVRYTPVRYTPVRYTPVRYTPVLFMPVLFMPVLYMPVLYTPVQYTPVQYTPVQYTPVQYTPVQYTPVQYTPVLYTPVLYTPVLYMPVQYGSVLYTSLPYIPVLYTPELYSPVLYTPVLYTSVRYTSVQYTSVQYTPVLYISLPYIPVLYTSVLYTPVLYMPVQNISVVHVCAVHVCAVHVCAVHACAVHVCAVHE; translated from the coding sequence ATGCCTGTGTTGTTCATGCCTGTGTTGTTCATGCCTGTGTTGTACATGCCTGTGTTGTACATGCCTGTGCTGTACATGCCTGTGCACTACACGCCTGTGCACTACACGCCTGTGCGGTACACGCCTGTGCGGTACACGCCTGTGCGGTACACGCCTGTGCGGTACACGCCTGTGCGGTACACGCCTGTGCGGTACACGCCTGTGCGGTACACGCCTGTGCGGTACACACCTGTGCTGTTCATGCCTGTGTTGTTCATGCCTGTGTTGTACATGCCTGTGTTGTACACGCCTGTGCAGTACACGCCTGTGCAGTACACGCCTGTGCAGTACACGCCTGTGCAGTACACGCCTGTGCAGTACACGCCTGTGCAGTACACGCCTGTGCTGTACACGCCTGTGCTGTACACGCCTGTGCTGTACATGCCTGTGCAATACGGATCTGTGCTGTACACATCTCTGCCGTACATACCTGTGCTGTACACGCCTGAGCTGTACTCGCCAGTGCTATACACACCTGTGCTGTACACATCTGTGCGGTACACGTCTGTGCAGTACACATCTGTGCAGTACACGCCTGTGCTGTACATATCTCTGCCGTACATACCTGTGCTGTACACATCTGTGCTGTACACGCCTGTGCTGTACATGCCTGTGCAGAATATATCTGTAGTACATGTCTGTGCTGTACACGTCTGTGCTGTACACGTCTGTGCTGTACATGCTTGTGCTGTACACGTCTGTGCTGTACATGAGTAG